From one Streptomyces sp. Q6 genomic stretch:
- a CDS encoding polysaccharide deacetylase family protein, with translation MQLVRQNEEIAVKRSRTRRARSRRRTAIRAAAAALVGCALATGCAGGADDAVRPAAGQQPLQAPPARALDAYATQLKAQQAQRAAAARRWGLAKVPLAAPRPPARKPVIKARKGFEVDGQEELGLPPVFTTVPTKDKVVFLTIDDGAEKDPKFLKMMSDLKIPYTAFLTDAEVRPEYDYFKKMQATGVGLNNHTLHHPYLPGLSYARQKHEICGMQDVIEKKYGKRPTLFRAPFGNYNQDTLKAAKACGIKYAPIWNAEAFVDRMDYREWDRDIHPGDILLTHFRGREDWKGTMPDMIRMLMKYLTDKGYAVARLEDYL, from the coding sequence ATGCAACTAGTACGACAAAACGAAGAAATCGCCGTGAAGCGGTCTCGTACGCGACGGGCCAGGAGCCGGAGGAGAACCGCGATCCGGGCCGCGGCCGCCGCCCTCGTCGGCTGCGCGCTCGCCACGGGCTGCGCGGGCGGCGCCGACGACGCGGTCCGGCCGGCCGCCGGTCAGCAGCCCCTCCAGGCCCCGCCGGCCCGCGCGCTCGACGCGTACGCCACCCAGCTCAAGGCCCAGCAGGCGCAGCGCGCGGCCGCCGCCCGGCGCTGGGGCCTCGCGAAGGTGCCGCTCGCCGCCCCGCGCCCGCCCGCCCGGAAGCCGGTCATCAAGGCGCGCAAGGGCTTCGAGGTCGACGGGCAGGAGGAACTCGGCCTGCCGCCGGTCTTCACGACGGTCCCCACCAAGGACAAGGTCGTCTTCCTCACCATCGACGACGGGGCCGAGAAGGACCCGAAGTTCCTGAAGATGATGAGCGACCTGAAGATCCCGTACACGGCCTTCCTGACCGACGCCGAGGTCAGGCCCGAGTACGACTACTTCAAGAAGATGCAGGCGACGGGCGTCGGCCTCAACAACCACACGCTGCACCACCCGTATCTGCCGGGGCTCTCCTACGCGCGGCAGAAGCACGAGATCTGCGGCATGCAGGACGTCATCGAGAAGAAGTACGGCAAACGGCCGACCCTCTTCCGGGCGCCGTTCGGCAACTACAACCAGGACACCCTCAAGGCCGCGAAGGCCTGCGGCATCAAGTACGCGCCCATCTGGAACGCCGAGGCGTTCGTGGACCGTATGGACTACCGGGAGTGGGACCGGGACATCCATCCGGGCGACATCCTCCTCACGCATTTCCGCGGACGCGAGGACTGGAAGGGCACGATGCCCGACATGATCCGGATGCTCATGAAGTACCTGACCGACAAGGGGTACGCGGTGGCCCGCCTGGAGGACTACCTGTGA
- a CDS encoding THUMP-like domain-containing protein: protein MVRVSSFSTAEAFSALLSPEGRALLDELRDHDPAQELALATRLRRDHPAELVSAALAQARLRQRAAAKFGAEDAARMFFTPNGVEQATRTSVATHRAESFKALGVTSVADLCCGIGGDAIALARAGISVLAVDRDPLTCAVARANAEALGLTDLIEVREADVTEVDTAAYDAVFVDPARRSDKRAAGAARGASSRGGGRIFDPEAYSPPLSWAVATALKAPRAALKIAPGIPHEAIPESADAEWISDGGDVKEAVLWFGTAPGTMRATLLPGPRALVGRGLPDPAVRSVGRYLYEPDGAVIRAHLVAEVAEEVGGGLIDETIAYVTSDELHPTGYASAYEITDQLPFNVKKLKALLREREVGVLTVKKRGSAVEPEELRRKAMPKPFGKRAATVFLTRVAGAPVMLVGAPVR from the coding sequence ATGGTCCGGGTGAGCTCCTTCTCCACCGCCGAAGCCTTCAGCGCCCTCCTGTCCCCCGAGGGCCGGGCCCTGCTCGACGAACTCCGCGACCACGACCCCGCCCAGGAGCTCGCCCTCGCCACGCGCCTGCGCCGCGACCACCCCGCCGAGCTGGTCTCCGCCGCGCTCGCGCAGGCGCGGCTGCGGCAGCGGGCGGCGGCGAAGTTCGGCGCCGAGGACGCGGCCCGGATGTTCTTCACGCCGAACGGTGTCGAGCAGGCGACCCGGACCAGCGTGGCCACCCACCGCGCGGAGTCGTTCAAGGCGCTCGGCGTGACGTCCGTCGCCGATCTGTGCTGCGGCATCGGCGGCGACGCGATCGCGCTCGCCCGCGCCGGGATCTCCGTCCTCGCCGTCGACCGCGACCCGCTGACCTGCGCCGTCGCACGGGCCAACGCCGAGGCGCTGGGCCTCACGGACCTCATCGAGGTACGGGAGGCGGATGTGACGGAGGTCGACACGGCCGCGTACGACGCCGTGTTCGTGGACCCGGCGCGGCGCTCCGACAAGCGAGCGGCAGGTGCCGCGCGCGGCGCGTCCTCGCGCGGTGGCGGGCGGATCTTCGACCCCGAGGCCTACTCGCCGCCGCTGTCCTGGGCCGTCGCCACCGCCCTGAAGGCCCCGCGCGCCGCCCTGAAGATCGCGCCGGGCATCCCGCACGAGGCGATCCCGGAGAGCGCCGACGCCGAGTGGATCTCGGACGGGGGTGACGTGAAGGAGGCCGTGCTGTGGTTCGGCACGGCGCCGGGGACGATGCGGGCGACGCTGCTCCCCGGGCCGCGGGCGCTGGTCGGACGCGGGCTGCCGGATCCCGCCGTCCGTTCCGTGGGGCGGTACCTGTACGAGCCGGACGGCGCCGTCATCCGGGCGCATCTGGTCGCCGAGGTCGCCGAGGAGGTCGGCGGCGGGCTGATCGACGAGACCATCGCGTACGTCACCTCCGACGAGCTGCACCCCACCGGGTACGCGTCGGCGTACGAGATCACCGATCAACTCCCCTTCAACGTGAAGAAGTTGAAGGCGCTGCTGCGGGAGCGGGAGGTGGGGGTGCTGACCGTGAAGAAGCGCGGGTCGGCGGTGGAGCCGGAGGAGCTGCGGCGCAAGGCCATGCCGAAGCCCTTCGGGAAGCGGGCGGCGACGGTGTTCCTGACCCGGGTCGCGGGGGCTCCCGTGATGCTGGTGGGGGCACCTGTCCGCTGA